TAGGTAAGCGGTGCGCCAAACTTGCGGGCGTTGGCGGCAACAATGGCTGCACTCTCCTCACGCACCTCAAAGGAGTGGACGTCGAGCAGAGGGTTCATCAGCTTAGCCTCGATGGAGATGCTGCCCGTACAGGCACCAACGTCCCAAAGCACGCTACGGTTACGGATATCCATTGCCGCCAGCGATGCCAGCCTAACGGCCATCTTGGTCATCATCTTTGGCCGACCTTCGAGCGTTTGAAACTCGGCATCGGGAATACCCTGACGAATGGGGCGTGTGGCATCCTGCTGCAGGTACAAGCAGTTGGGGTGGATAAAATCAGCCGTTAAAGCCTCCTCCAACGATAGCTCTCTAACCCGTTCTTCGCTACCACCAAGCTTTTCGCCCAGAAACATCGTGTAGTTGGCGTAACCAAAAGTAAGCATCCGCTGGGCAATGGTACTAGGCGTTTTTACCTTATCGGTAAGCACGGCAATCAGCTTTTGATTATCAACTAAAGCCTTATCCAACGCCTGCCACGGCCTGCCTGTAAGCGTTACCACCGAGGCTGTTCCGTAGGGTAGCAGCAGCCTATGCGCCAGCAGCTGCAGCGAGTTAAAGGTTGGAAATACCTCTACGGTTGCATCAGGAAACTCCCTACGCAGCGTATTTCCAATGCCAAAGAAAAGAGGATCGCCAGAGGCAAACACCACCCATGCGCCATCACGTTCCCTCATCTTCTGAAGGAATGGAGCCAGCGGAACGGTTATGTTTGTCCAAGAGGCGTTGGCTGGAAGCTGCGCCTCTACCAGCTCGCGATGCCGCTCGCCTCCGGCAAAGCGTACGCCATCGCCCACTAGCCGCTCCTTTACCTCGCTGCTAAAAATGGGCGTATTCTCGTCTGATATTCCTATGATGGTTAGATGCATGGTTCTATTTTTAGTATCACGAAAAATACAAATTAAACACAGAAACACGGAGACACAGAGGGAACAGGGATTTAGATGTGAGATATGAGATATGAGATATGCGATGTGAGATGTGAGATGTGCGATGTGAGATGTGCGATATGAGATATGAGATGTGAGATAGCCATTCTTTAAACTTCTTTGACTTCTATAACTTCTTTACTTCTCTGTCTTCTCTGAATTCTCTAACTTCTTCTAACTTCTTCTAACTTCCGCATACCTTCGTTTAACTTCCGTATAACTTCTGTCTACCTCCGTTTAACTTCCTCTTCCGAGTTTCTCATCAGCGTCCATCCCCCTGCCCCCTTATCCAAGGGGGACTGGCGTTTAATAACCGCTGTGCTTATCCTGTAACTTCTTCTAACTTCCGCATATCTCCGTTTAACTTCCGTATAACTTCTGTCTACCTCCGTATAACTTCTGTATTCTCTTCTGCCACTACACTCCCTCGCCGGGATGCATGGCCTCGGCCTCGTCCCACGAGAGGATGGCGTTGATGATGGTGGCCGCCACGTTGCTTCCGCCCTTTCGTCCCTCTACAATTATAGCCGGGATTTGGCTGCAGCCGTACTTCAACCTCCACTTCGACTCCTTAACGTTGACAAAGCCAACGGGTGCCGCCACTACGCCACAGGGCTGCGCGGAGCCCCTACGGATATGCTTGGTGAGCTCGATAAGCGCTGTAGGCGCGTTACCAAAGGCGTAAAGCGCATCGGGATGCTCCTCCACGGCCAGCTGTACCCCTGCCTGCGTGCGGGTGATGTTGCCCTGTGCGGCCATCACCGCTACGCGAGGATCGTCGAGGTAGCACTTTACCTCTATCCCCAGCTTATCGACCATTGCCTTGCGGATACCGCTTGTCACCATGCGCACATCGGTAACCACCACAGGCGGCCTACCCGAGAAAAACTTTTTATGCAGCGACTCGATAACCCCATCGGTGAGGTAAAGCATCTTGGCAACGCTGAAGTCAGCCGTGGTATGGATGCAGTGCAGCGATGCCCACAGGTGCTCTAGGCTCATGCCCGTAGCATCCAGCTCCGAAAGAATCGTTCTGAAGCTCTCGTTCATAATCATCCTACCAACATTATCCTCCGACTTTTGCTCCTCGGAATAGTAGCCCCGAGGGGTTACAATAACGTTATCCTTATATTTAGATTGGCTGTTGCCAATAATCACCACCGTGAACATATCGGCCATGTCGGCGCGTAAATCGGCCAAGCGCACCACCTCGGTACTCTGCTGCTCCCTACCCACATGGTGGGCCAGCCCTACGGGGGTGTCGGGCGAGCGATGCTGCAGGAAGATTTCCTTTAGGCGGCTGAGCTGCCAGTAGCGATCGTGGCTGTAGGGGTTGTACACCGCCGTCACAAAGTCGGCAGATGCGGCAGCCTCAATCCTGCGCTCGATGGTTTGCCAAGGGGTGAGCAGATCGC
This is a stretch of genomic DNA from Alistipes sp. ZOR0009. It encodes these proteins:
- the cbiE gene encoding precorrin-6y C5,15-methyltransferase (decarboxylating) subunit CbiE, with the protein product MHLTIIGISDENTPIFSSEVKERLVGDGVRFAGGERHRELVEAQLPANASWTNITVPLAPFLQKMRERDGAWVVFASGDPLFFGIGNTLRREFPDATVEVFPTFNSLQLLAHRLLLPYGTASVVTLTGRPWQALDKALVDNQKLIAVLTDKVKTPSTIAQRMLTFGYANYTMFLGEKLGGSEERVRELSLEEALTADFIHPNCLYLQQDATRPIRQGIPDAEFQTLEGRPKMMTKMAVRLASLAAMDIRNRSVLWDVGACTGSISIEAKLMNPLLDVHSFEVREESAAIVAANARKFGAPLTYHGGDFGGADISAIPKPDAVFLGGYGGKMELLLDKVNTVLADGGIIGFNAVSDTSLGQFAAWAESNGYQQQASSTIKVDEHNAITVVVVSKKLNGS
- the cobJ gene encoding precorrin-3B C(17)-methyltransferase — its product is MASKIYVVGIGPGSSEQITPQAVAAIGASDVIVGYKLYLKLISTLIGEKETCGTGMKKERERAVAAFDMARLGKTVAVVSSGDSGVYGMASLMWEMKLQNAADDVEIEVVPGISAMFAGAALLGAPLGHDFCSISLSDLLTPWQTIERRIEAAASADFVTAVYNPYSHDRYWQLSRLKEIFLQHRSPDTPVGLAHHVGREQQSTEVVRLADLRADMADMFTVVIIGNSQSKYKDNVIVTPRGYYSEEQKSEDNVGRMIMNESFRTILSELDATGMSLEHLWASLHCIHTTADFSVAKMLYLTDGVIESLHKKFFSGRPPVVVTDVRMVTSGIRKAMVDKLGIEVKCYLDDPRVAVMAAQGNITRTQAGVQLAVEEHPDALYAFGNAPTALIELTKHIRRGSAQPCGVVAAPVGFVNVKESKWRLKYGCSQIPAIIVEGRKGGSNVAATIINAILSWDEAEAMHPGEGV